actttttttcCCAGGGTTATAAATCAAAATCAGTCTTTTCAATATACAGATGTTTGATTTAGTTTCCTGCCTGTTCTTTCTAAATGGACAATTCCACATTTGAATACTGCATGGTGATGAATTACGGCCACAACACCTGTTTGTTGAGTAGGCCCAGGCTTAATGATTCTGATGAAAATATGTATGTCTTTAGAAAACTGTTTTTGCATATTTTCAGTGTGGAACCTGTCTATGTttaaggtggggggtgggggggttataaCACTAGCAGTTTGCAAAGTAGCCTAAGTGGAACATTTTTTTAAGCAATACAATTATTGCAAAACTGCAGCTTGTTGTTGGAACACATATTTCAACTTCAATCAACCAGTCCATTTTGAGTCCTCATTTGgcaaggaatgtagcttgtgtatcccatcagttacactgaataaaaataagcacaacatgtaaagtgttggtcccatgtttcacaagctgaaataaaagatcccagaaatgttccatacgcacaaaaagcttatttatctttgccaagataatccatccacctgacaggtgtggcatatcaatatgctgataaaacagtatgatcattacacaggtacaccttgtgctggggacagtaaggccacataacacaatgccacagatgtctcaagttttgagggagctaacaattggcatgctgactgcaggaatgtccaccagagctgttgccagagaatggagTGTTAATTTatataccataagccgcctccaacgttctTTTTTAAATAGAATttagcagtacatccaaccagcctcacaaccgcagaccacgtttaTAGCGTTGTGTggtgcgagcggtttgctgatgtcaacgttgtgaacagagtgccccatggtggcgtggagttatggtatgggcaggaataagctacggacattgaacacaattgcattttttgcaatggcagtttgaatgcacagagataccatgacgagatcctgaggcccattgtcgtgctgttcatccgccgccatcacctcatgtttcagcatgataatgcacagccccatgtctcaTGGTTCTGTATACAATTTCTGGAAGCtgcaaatgtcccagttcttccatggcctgcatactcaccaaacaAGTCACCCATTGATCATGTTTGGAATGCTTTGGATCAACgtttacgacagcgtgttccagttcccgacaatatccagcaacttcacacagccattgaagaggattgggtcaacattccacaatcaacagcttgatcaactcaatgggaaggagatgtgtcatgctgcatgaagcaaatagtggtcacaccagatagcagatggttttctgatccacaccctacTTTTTCTttcaggtatctgtgaccaaaatATGCttatttgtattcccagtcatgtgaaatccatagattgctACATTGCTTGCTACATTGCTCAGGCGCCTATGCGACTGGATATGATTGGTAAGGGGATGTTTGAGAGTGTTGATTACTTTTCAAAGTTCCATACAGTTACTCATTCTTATGAAAAAGGTATTCCTTATTACACTGTCATAATTATACACTTACATTAAGACACTGAAAATGCAAGTCTTTAATGCTTTGTCCCCCTTCCCTCTCAGAATGGGGTTGTCACCATTCCCAAGTCCACCAAAAACGAGAGGATCCTGGAAAACTGTCAAGTGAGTTGGATTTATTTACAAGACAGAAGGGAATTGTGTGCATGTTTTAGTTGAGTTCTGTTTGAGCATGTGTTGAAGTAGATCTAGATCAATCTAATATTAAAATGAAAGTTCACCCAAATCGTCTAACTTTGAGTTGAAATAGGCTCTAAGAGAACCCCATTGTTTTGGGGTAATCAATGCCAACGTGAGTCTGTGAAGGCTGAAAAGGGACATTTGGGTGTACTGTTACTTTAAGACTCAATAAATGTCAAATGATAATCACAAGCTCAAGAATGGATCCTGTCAGAGTCCTGCCCCAGCTGAAAGGACACGTATCATCTCTATCAAACCACCATGTTTGTCCACTCAACTTCCACCCCTCCACCTTTCCCTCCCCCCTGCTGGCCCTGGCTCCTCCCACTCCTAGGTCTTTGGGTTCCAACTGGAGGGGAAAGACATGGCGGCACTGGGCAAGTTGCATGATGGGAGACACGTGAGCTGGGATCCCACATGTGTGGAGTGACAGGTGCATCATGTGTTCACCATCACTGCTTCTCACAAGCATGCCTTGCCTCTATGGATAGAATAGTAAAGAGCTGAAGCTCAGCTAactttatttactaactaaatcaTTCTCAGCCACTCTTTCACATCCCCCCACTCTTCCTTTCTTGTCTTCCACCCTACAAAATGTATCCCCGATTCAGGTTCGATGTCCGATCTTTGATTATCATTTCTCATATTTGCTTACAACGTATTCACTTTTCTCCTTTTGCTTCACAAACCCTTTCATCTGATTTCGTGTGTATATTTGGCTGCCCCTATATCTTGGCTTGTTTTAGTTTGTGTATGTACTCTGTTCAGTATGTGAATGGCTGCTTAGTTAAGAGGTAACTAAGCAGAAAATGAATGGCCGTGCCTCAATTTAAAATACCATTGAAATCTCTTGAGATCTGGGGAGGACTGTTCTCTGAGAGTGATGTCACTCATAAGTGTGTCTCCTCAGGTCTTTGGGTTCTCCCTCTCAGATGAGGATGTGGACCGCGTCAGGAGACTCCACAGTGACATGAAGCTCATTCATCTCAGCTACCCACTCTGGAAAGGATTAACATCTTAAATACTAAACAAAACTTTTAGAAATtagatctgtgtgtgtttatggctgtgaATAGAAATGGTGGGTGACTCTGGTGCTTTAACCTGAATTGTGAAACCATAGTTGCTGCTAGCCTCACCCAACTGCCTTACTTTGAGATATTAGTGCCTATCCTCCTAGTTGATGTGACTGGTGGGATACTTGTTAACGTCATTGATTTATATAAAATCAACCATTACTGTATGCCTAGACACAACATTTCCTTAATCCACTGGTCCTTAAAGGAATACGTCACCCAAATGGTTGATGGGATTTTAGGGAGGCTATGCTGCTTAGATCAATGCCATTTTTGTACTCAACTATTGCTAATGCTAAACTGGAGCaaagtaaacaaaacaaaatattccAGAACAGACTTTCTGGGAATATCAAGGTTAAGATTATTTTAATTGTAAAAAAGGATCCTTCCTCCAGGATATTAATTGTAATTAACCGATCATGTcaaatgaatttaaaaaaagacAGGAACACTGAGTTCGGCTGAAATGTGGTTTTATTCATCTCAATTTATCAGTTTCTTTGATAATTTAATTCTCAAGGTACCGTAATGTGTTCTGCAATGATTACATTTGCATTTTTATTTTAATCTATACTCTGAGAAAGACAGAAGGGCATCATAAAATCATGAACACTGCATGGATTATTTTTCTTGGGGGTGTAAGTGAACAAAAACATCCTGAACTTAAAGAAAACTATATATTGGGTGCTCACATGGGTAAAAACTTTCTAGCTAAACATAGCTGGGTATGCCATGGTGCTCTTTGAATAAGATCGGCTGAAACACTTGGAGGAACAAAGGGGGAGAACAACCACCATTCGTAATAATTGCACCGTTTATTTTTAACATACATTTATAAAGGGTTTTCACAATAGGCTGCTTGGAAACTGTGGCTTTGTAATTTCAGCTGTTGTGTATGCAATGAAAATGGATGGTCAGTATCTATCTCTGGAATGTCAGTATTAGTATATTATAAATCAGACTGAATGGTGATTCAGTGTTGTACTGCGAGAAATTCTATTGCACTACCTAAAAAGGTTCTCCAGAAATGCACAGTTTGATGGGTATTAGTAAGCTGACATGAATTTAAACaacttttttttataaaaaaaataaataaaataaaagtagtgaAATAAAATCATCCTGCATATTTAACATTTTCTTTAACATACATTCAACAGAGAATAACGTGCTCAAAATGACCTTACTGTAGCAAAAGGTGAAGCGCTATAGTCTGGATTAGAACCTATTCCCAGTTATGAGCCAGTAATGTGGCGAATCTCGACGAATGAAATCAAATACTTAAACGTCTACATCCTAGAAATCAAAGACAACTAAGAACATGAAGCTAGCTGATGTTTTCTCAACAAAAGTTTCAGTTGAAAAGTCTTCCCACAAGCCAAACACTTATGAGGCCTCTCCCCTGTGTGAGTTAAAATGTGTACTTTTAGTTGCGACTTAATGCGACAGCGTACTTTACAGAGAGGGCACGCAAATGGACGTTCTCCTGTATGACTCTGTTGGTGGGCCTTCAGATTACCCTTCGAAGAACATCTTTTGCCACAATCtgggcaagagaatggtcgttctcctgtgtgtacacgtgtgtgtactTTCAATGCATACTTAGTTCTGAAATCCTTACCACATGCATCACATAGATGAGGTCTGTCAATATGCGAACGAACATGGATGTATAATTTATATTGTTTAGCAAACATCTTGCCGCAAAACCTACATGTGAACCCTTCCCCTGTGTGACATAGCATGTGTGTTTCCAGTTTATTTTCGCTCGTGAACCATTCCTGACAATGGGGGCAAGAGAAGACCGGTTTAACTTCTGTAGGAGCATTCTCATGTACAACGAGATTACGGTGCATTGACCCACAACCTGTTTTCCTGGCCTGATGTCTTGTCAAATCGAAAGCTCGACCAAAGCTCCTTGAACATATGGAGCATGTGTGGGGTCCCTGACCCTGTGAGTGACGTCTCAGATGTTGAAGCAAGCTTGCTCTGTTAAAGAATGTCTTATAGCACACGAGACATGTTCGAGAATTTAAAATCACGCCAGTGGGAGGAGCTTTGGAAGTTGTTGGGTTCTTGGGTGACGTGCTATGGCTCTGGGGAGTCTCTGTCCCATCCTCCCTTGGAACCAGACAACTGTTTCTATGTGCTGGATCAACCTCCTCTGGATGCTGGTTTGGATCAACCTCCCCTGGATGCTGGTTTGGATCAACCTCCCCTGGATGCCGGTTTGGATCAACCTCCCCTGGATGCCGGTTTGGATCAACCTCCCCTGGATGCCGGTTTGGATCAACCTCCCCTGGATCAACCTCCCCTGGATGCCGGTTTGGATCAACCTCCCCTGGATCAACCTCCCCTGGATGCTGGTTTGGATCAACCTCCCCTGGATGCCGGTTTGGATCAACCTCCCCTGGATGCCGGTTTGGATCAACCTCCTCACTCCAGTCTTGCTGTCCTCTCTGAAAGTTAATCTCACACTCCTTTGGCTGGCATCGCTGCAAGTCATTTGAGTAGTCAACATCTGTGTTGCAGGACTGCGGGATCGCCATCTCGTTTTCTGCTGCAACTAGTGGCCTATCTGTCTGGTGTCTAAGGTTCACTTCCTGACTTGTCTTTAACTGCTGCGGTGTGGATTGAGAGGTCCTATTCCTGCACCCCGGACACTTTCTGGAGTCTGGAATGTTTTGACCTGAACACTTGTGTATCCGCAGATCCGATATGCTTGGGAAACTTTCCCCACAATTGATGCATGGGTAAGGATGTACATCATGTTGACATTTTATGTGTATTCTCAAGTTCGCTGCAGTATCGAAAGTTTCATTACACAAAAGACATGTTCTGTAATTACTGGAGGACTGTATCAGAATGGGCAGAGCGCTGAAGGCTGTTGCATTCTGTGGTGTAGAACTGGAGGTCTGGGGTATCTCTGTACCATTTTCTACTGCAGCTATGAACTGCTGTTGGTTCCCCTCCGAACACTCATTTGGCTCAAAGGTCACACCGCACAGAGAGCAAGGGTGGTGTTTCTTCGTCTTCAAGCACTCTTTTACGTGTTTCTTCAAACTAGGGTTATTCCCAAAACTTGCCTCACAGTTGTAGCACTTGTAGGGGAGCAGACCATGAACGGATTTCAGGTGCCTTCTCAgcataaatacattacaaagagTCTTGTGACACACATGGCATATTTGTCTGGCTTTGGAAGGCTGGAAGGCTTTTGGAGTGTGATGAACATAGGGACCTCTTTTGTTCTCAGGTAAAGTGTCATGGTGGTGGGATATCTCTGTCCAATCATCCTCCACAGATGTCAGAGACATGTTATCCTCCTTAAAAGATGGCGTAGACATGTTGTCCTCTTCTGGTTGAGCTGCCTCCTCACACACATTCTGCTGATGTTTCTGTAAGTCCTCATGGTGTTCAAAGTCTTGTCCACACTGGGTGCACTTGGAAGGGCTCTGCTCATTGTGAGATCTCATGTGTGCAGTCAAATCCTTTGCTTCGCTGAAAGTCTTTCCACACAAGGAGCATATTTTGACACGCTTGCTTCTTTTAGGCTGCCCTGAGGTAGGGGATGGGTCAGGGGCCAGAGAATACTGAGGTTGACCATCAGAGGGCTCTTCATTGATATTCCTCTCACTCTTTTGTGATATGACCTGTCCTCTTCTCTGTCCCACTTTGTCAATCTGAAGCCTCTCTCTCCGCGGTGTTGCAGAGACCTCCGACACAGGTAACAGCATATCAGTAATGTCAAGTCTGTGTAGCAGCACTGTTGGCTGACGGAGACGACAGGAAGTAGATAAACTAGAAATGTCCTGCACTTCCTGTTGGCTGCTGTGGGGTTTTCCTTGGATTTTCAGCCCACTGTCAGTGTGAAGGTGGTGAAAAGATGTATTATTTTTCATCtctttgtgttctatgtttttcgCTGTTGTTTTCTTATGTCTACACGCTACCTCCAAAAAAGCAGGCTTCACCTCTTTATTCAAAGGCAACAGTTCACTCTCCCTGTGTTCCAACAAAGAGGGCATCTTTGGCTCATTGTCAGATGAGACAGGGCTCATACATTCCTGCTCAGGTTCTGATTGGACCTCTGAGTCAGCTTGGTCAGTGAAGGCTTCATCTATCACtaaggaagagagagacattgaAGCGAGGATCTGATTGTCGCCGGAAGACAGAGCTAGGGACAGTTGAAGAAAGTCAAAATTAAACCATTAAAGCCAAACATGGAAATGTTATTGGCTTTCTGATAACATTATTTACTGTCCAAAGCCTATTTCTCCTACCATTGGTGTCTACATGTCCACATGTGTTGTGATGCTGGAGAAGGGTCTTCAAAGGCTGAGGGTGGGATACACACTGCACACACTCCTCCAGGACAGAGGGGTCAGGTAGGAACCAAGATGCAGTCtaatgggaagagagagaaaggcttTTAAAAAGACCAATGTATCCCATTTTATATTATAACATATGCAATTGTTAAACACCTTTTATGACAGTATGCTGCTGAAGGTAATAAGATGTTAGCATGGTCCCTGTTGAAGGTAATAAGATGTTAGCATGGTCCCTGATGAAGGGCAATAAGATGTTAGCATGGTCCCTGATGAAGGTAATAAGATGTTAGCATGGTCCCTGATGAAGGTAATAAAAGATGTTAGCATGGTCCCTGATGAAGGTATTAAGATGTTAGCATGGTCCCTGATGAAGGTAATAAGATGTTAGCATGGTCCCTGATGAAGGTAATAAGATGTTAGCATGGTCCCTGTTGAAGGTAATAAGATGTTAGCATGGTCCCTGATGAAGGTAATAAGATGTTAGCCTGGTCCCTGTTGAAGGTAATAAGATGTTAGCATGGTCCCTGATGAAGGTAATAAGATGTTAGCATGGTCCCTGTTGAAGGTAATAAAGATGTTAGCATGGTCCCTGATGAAGGTAATAAAAGATGTTAGCATGGTCCCTGATGAAGGTATTAAGATGTTAGCATGGTACCTGTTGAAGGGTTGGTGCTGGAAGCAGCTTCTCCAGCCTGGAGAGGAACTCCCACACCAGAGTCTGCAGTGCCGAGTCATACTTTGGGCCAAATTCCTCTGGAAAAATATTCTAAGAAACAAGTAGAGGATATTCAGTACTTTTTGATTTAGACAATTATTTACACCTGCCTTGTAAAATAAATCACCCCTTAGTTATCAGCAGCTTTTAGTTACAACACTGACCTGAAAGAAGTGTCGTTTCTCAATTGGGTCTTCCAGCAGAGTTTGAATCAGCTTCCGGAAAGTTAATTCTGATGCCTCCATCTCAGGATCAGAAATCTACAGCAAGTATGGATAGCTCAGTCAATAAATTCAACTAAGTAGCAGCGTTACAAGTCTTGATCTGTTACTGGGTAGTACTAACCTCCTTGTCCCTATGAGTGATGATACAGGTCTTCATCCTGTTCAGGTGTGGCTGGATAGTCTCAGGGTTGGCTAGGTGATCAGAGCGACACAACTCCAGAACCAGCTGATgaagtaaaagttagactggtgggtgggccaacaacaacaaaaaactgacATCACGAGATGAGAGTTGAGGAACTCTGGAGGCTCCCTCGTCTCCACCCATCAGCACCATCTCTCACCTGTGCTCGCAGGCCCATGATGAGTTGGACTCTCTCCCTGTAACTCATCATATCAGGAACTATCTCCAACACAGTGGTGACAAACTCCTCCACCAACCCGTAGTCCATTACGTCTCTCTGCTGAACAACTTGCCATAGAGCTGCAGACACCAGCCGCAGTGGAGGAACTAACAGACGCAGAGAtgatagggggagagggagacctACAGCAGACACATTCAGTTAGCTGGATAACAGAGATGATAGGGGGACCTACAGCAGACACATTCAGTTAGCTGGATAACAGAGATGATAGGGAGACCTACAGCAGACACATTCAGTTAGCTGGATAACAGAGAtgatagggggagagggagacctACAGCAGCCACATTCAGTTAGCTGGATAACAGAGATGATAGGGAGACCTACAGCAGACACATTCAGTTAGCTGGATAACAGAGATGATAGGGGGACCTACAGCAGACACATTCAGTTAGCTGGATAACAGAGATGATAGGGGGACCTACAGCAGACACATTCAGTTAGCTGGATAACAGAGATGATACGGGGAGAGGGAGACCTACAGCAGACACATTCAGTTAGCTGGATAACAGAGATGATAGGGGGACCTACAGCAGACACATTCAGTTATTTGGATAACAAAAACCCTGTCCTGTTTGATAACACTGACAAGTATCCTTGTTATTCTATAGCTTCCAATGTTTTAGcaaagtatatatatttatttcataTGTCATTACTTGAAAACGAGCTACTATATTACATAGAAAACAAGTGCTATTTCCATTTGAAAATGCAATTACTTTGTGGCACATCTTTTACAACGTGTGGCTAAACTGTCTAATAGcttgtctagctagctacagtccCTCACGTGTTTAATTCAATACAATAGCTAACTAGCCGAGAAATGTTGACAACACCAAAGAGAAGGCCACAGCAACCATACCTTCTTCAATCAGGATATGGTGTTTTCGCATTTCGAGCTTTCAGTGCCAGTATACTTGGATTCAAAATAAAATGTGATCTTTGTTCGTGGATGCGTTTACttctttcttccttccttttTTAAACGTCACTTCCGGTATTCAAATAAGAAATCCTTCAAAATAAAAGCGTACATTTGAATAAGCTTTCTAAACCGTCTCTGGTTTGGTTTGCACACAGTCATAAAACCCCAAAGAAGAGGAACAAGACAAAAAACTGAAATTTCTAGTCACTTGTTATAATAAATAAATGTAGTTCATTAAGTAATGAATGTAGTTGATAATTAATGAGGGAAAAAGTAGAATAAAGACCTTTTCAGACCAATAACCACAAAACACAATATTGCAACGATTCTGCAGAGAAGTTACCTATCCCAGCCACACACAGACATTCACACATTATTGTGTCTTTCGTAATTCACGTGTACAAGTGTCAGCCATAGAAGACAAAAGAACAGTGTAAACAAGGTAACGAAAGAAATGTTGTATTTCAGTAGCCTCAGGCCTGTAGTGTGATTtaaatgtacattttagtcatttacaggataaattagggttaagtgccttgctcaagggcacatcgacagatttttcacccagTCGGCTCAGGGACTCAAACCAGCAAccgttcaattacaggctcaacgctgttaaccgctaggctacctgcctgcgaAAGTACCTTGACACCACAATGACATTGACGTTTGATTATGATACTGTATGTTCATTCATACTCTGGGGCGCGTTCAGCAGGACACGTTTTGGACAGTTCAGATACAAATATGTTAtatagaacaaacatgcctctccgACATGGAACAAGAAATCATGTAGGCTCTattcatgacatttctatctgcaacgttagAGAACCTTTGgcaactgaacgtggccctgatCTGTCTACTGCAGTTTCTTGATCCTGGTCTTTGGGacacaaaggggtgcacattttagttttttgccctagcaaaaTATGCACCCCTTTGGGGTCCCAAGGACCAGGATTAAGAAACACTGCTCTCATGTTGCCTAACAACTAAAGCTTTACTGTCACCTAATGGCTGTTTTAACACACACCGGTACACCCAAATCAAAGAACAATGAATAGGCCATATTCTCTTCACTGTTCTTTGATTTGAGTCAAAGGGGAAGTAAGATGTTCAACTCCATGCCAAAAAAGCTGTGCGCGCTACAATACCGCATTAAGCAGACCAaatggggatttttttttgtaTGGGAATCtatgagtgtcgaatttggtctacaacaataaatgtaattgctaatttgctatgtgaggcttatttgattgaacagaagtttcgtaatgattaggctgtgtaaaatgtaatgatataaGTGGACACACGTGGCAttccggcaactttgagaaaaaatgtTTTATATCAGAGTTGTGTCAGTTGTTCACGCActtatctgctctctctctctcattggctagaatgttcCCACCTGATTTTGCCTTGTATTTCCATTTTtagaacccactgggcacacatctggttgaatcaacgttgtctTCATGTAATTTTaatgaaattatgttgaacccacgtggaatagatgttgaattgacgtctgtgcacAGTGGGAACGGTCAGTcaactatcttgtcaatataataaatAATCTTTGTTTGCGTACCCTGCCCCTTAGACACTGTCACCAGtgggctaccacccggtactctacctaCCCTTCACCATAGAGACtcctgccctatgtacatagtcattgaacactggtcacattCTATTTTACCcactgtaggttttcactccaactccagttgtaactaacctgattcttATCATCAACTaggtaattattagaatcaggtgcactaCATTAGgattggagcaaaaacctacaagaacggtagctctccaggaacagggttggagagccttggtctatacacacacctctatattcatatactgtctgtacacaccttttctattcatatactgtctatacgcacctttcacatactgtacatatttatAATCCAGTCTCAGATATGTTTACATTTCTGGTTCTTTCtttttggattatgtgtgtattgttattgtattgctagatatttctgtattggtTGTGTACGGGTATGTGTTAACACAGCCACTAGGTGGCAGTAGAGCTTTACTTGTTAGGACACACAGGTTGGAGTATTAATTAACATGTTTTTGCAGAACTATCATGCCAACTATCAAACTGTCATGTACTTTCAGGTACATTCAAATCACACTTACCACACTACATAGACTGAACTTCTTGTCTTCCTAAAAGGAAAAGAGGATCGCAACCTTAGGAACTCACAAGGATCCACAACCAGGGTCTTTTttagagggggtgagggggggggggggggggttaaggagaaagagggaggataaagtcagagagagagagagagagagccacacatcTTGCAATTCACACTTATGAGTAATTTCTTACAATATATGCTAACTAATAAAATAATCTCTAACCTTGTTAGTGAGATATCTCTAACTAATAAGGTTAAACAGCCAGTCTCAGCTCTTGTATAGCAGGGAGACATAACTGCAGAACCCTGCAGTCTAGGAGTGTTCCAGTCATTAGAGTTCCAGAAATAATCATTAGTGCAACAGCAGCGGTGGCCATTAAGATTGATTAATGCGTCACTGCTGACATATGCTTGTCACCGACACTTTAATGTCGTCCATAATGGACGATTTATTTCTCTCTAGGCAGGGCAGCAGAGCGGACAAAGACAGGACGCCACAAACAAATAGACACGGCTATCTGTTGGCTTGCTGTAGAAGTCAGGATGCATTCGACTAAGAGTCACATTTCTGGAGTGAGGTGAGAGCCTTCTCTTGGTTATGGGTAATTGTCACTAATTGTTCTAcccttttagtgtgtgtgtgtgtgtgtctcatgcaTGTAGGCCTGTGTGTCTGTATTATGACATAACTAACTAATGAATCAATCAATgacgttatatacagtacatgaacATATATAAACATTTACACTATCATGTCTCTTTTAAAAGAGCCTTATTAATCCTAATGGCACAAATACATGTTGTGTGTATAACTTTCATCAAGAAGAAAAGCATTTCATATTATACAAATTCAATACATTTACTAATGATCCATTCCTTCTCTGGTTCATGTGTACTGGATCATGGTCTGTGTGTGcaaggagggaaaaaggtatGAGGTGTGACTGGATTTGAAGTCCAAAAGGTGCCATGACACTGTCTGTTTTTGTTTACTGTCAAGCATTGTAATCACCCCATGGTAAAAGGATgtgcataaactcagcaaaaaaagaaacgtcctctcactgtcaactgcgtttattttcagcaaacttaacatgtgtaaatatttgta
Above is a window of Salmo salar chromosome ssa03, Ssal_v3.1, whole genome shotgun sequence DNA encoding:
- the LOC106598276 gene encoding zinc finger protein 721 isoform X5; this encodes MRKHHILIEEGLPLPLSSLRLLVPPLRLVSAALWQVVQQRDVMDYGLVEEFVTTVLEIVPDMMSYRERVQLIMGLRAQLVLELCRSDHLANPETIQPHLNRMKTCIITHRDKEISDPEMEASELTFRKLIQTLLEDPIEKRHFFQNIFPEEFGPKYDSALQTLVWEFLSRLEKLLPAPTLQQTASWFLPDPSVLEECVQCVSHPQPLKTLLQHHNTCGHVDTNALSSGDNQILASMSLSSLVIDEAFTDQADSEVQSEPEQECMSPVSSDNEPKMPSLLEHRESELLPLNKEVKPAFLEVACRHKKTTAKNIEHKEMKNNTSFHHLHTDSGLKIQGKPHSSQQEVQDISSLSTSCRLRQPTVLLHRLDITDMLLPVSEVSATPRRERLQIDKVGQRRGQVISQKSERNINEEPSDGQPQYSLAPDPSPTSGQPKRSKRVKICSLCGKTFSEAKDLTAHMRSHNEQSPSKCTQCGQDFEHHEDLQKHQQNVCEEAAQPEEDNMSTPSFKEDNMSLTSVEDDWTEISHHHDTLPENKRGPYVHHTPKAFQPSKARQICHVCHKTLCNVFMLRRHLKSVHGLLPYKCYNCEASFGNNPSLKKHVKECLKTKKHHPCSLCGVTFEPNECSEGNQQQFIAAVENGTEIPQTSSSTPQNATAFSALPILIQSSSNYRTCLLCNETFDTAANLRIHIKCQHDVHPYPCINCGESFPSISDLRIHKCSGQNIPDSRKCPGCRNRTSQSTPQQLKTSQEVNLRHQTDRPLVAAENEMAIPQSCNTDVDYSNDLQRCQPKECEINFQRGQQDWSEEVDPNRHPGEVDPNRHPGEVDPNQHPGEVDPGEVDPNRHPGEVDPNQHPGEVDPNQHPEEVDPAHRNSCLVPREDGTETPQSHSTSPKNPTTSKAPPTGVILNSRTCLVCYKTFFNRASLLQHLRRHSQGQGPHTCSICSRSFGRAFDLTRHQARKTGCGSMHRNLVVHENAPTEVKPVFSCPHCQEWFTSENKLETHMLCHTGEGFTCRFCGKMFAKQYKLYIHVRSHIDRPHLCDACGKDFRTKYALKVHTRVHTGERPFSCPDCGKRCSSKGNLKAHQQSHTGERPFACPLCKVRCRIKSQLKVHILTHTGERPHKCLACGKTFQLKLLLRKHQLASCS
- the LOC106598276 gene encoding zinc finger protein 629 isoform X2, which gives rise to MRKHHILIEEGLPLPLSSLRLLVPPLRLVSAALWQVVQQRDVMDYGLVEEFVTTVLEIVPDMMSYRERVQLIMGLRAQLVLELCRSDHLANPETIQPHLNRMKTCIITHRDKEISDPEMEASELTFRKLIQTLLEDPIEKRHFFQNIFPEEFGPKYDSALQTLVWEFLSRLEKLLPAPTLQQTASWFLPDPSVLEECVQCVSHPQPLKTLLQHHNTCGHVDTNALSSGDNQILASMSLSSLVIDEAFTDQADSEVQSEPEQECMSPVSSDNEPKMPSLLEHRESELLPLNKEVKPAFLEVACRHKKTTAKNIEHKEMKNNTSFHHLHTDSGLKIQGKPHSSQQEVQDISSLSTSCRLRQPTVLLHRLDITDMLLPVSEVSATPRRERLQIDKVGQRRGQVISQKSERNINEEPSDGQPQYSLAPDPSPTSGQPKRSKRVKICSLCGKTFSEAKDLTAHMRSHNEQSPSKCTQCGQDFEHHEDLQKHQQNVCEEAAQPEEDNMSTPSFKEDNMSLTSVEDDWTEISHHHDTLPENKRGPYVHHTPKAFQPSKARQICHVCHKTLCNVFMLRRHLKSVHGLLPYKCYNCEASFGNNPSLKKHVKECLKTKKHHPCSLCGVTFEPNECSEGNQQQFIAAVENGTEIPQTSSSTPQNATAFSALPILIQSSSNYRTCLLCNETFDTAANLRIHIKCQHDVHPYPCINCGESFPSISDLRIHKCSGQNIPDSRKCPGCRNRTSQSTPQQLKTSQEVNLRHQTDRPLVAAENEMAIPQSCNTDVDYSNDLQRCQPKECEINFQRGQQDWSEEVDPNRHPGEVDPNRHPGEVDPNQHPGEVDPGEVDPNRHPGEVDPNRHPGEVDPNRHPGEVDPNQHPGEVDPNQHPEEVDPAHRNSCLVPREDGTETPQSHSTSPKNPTTSKAPPTGVILNSRTCLVCYKTFFNRASLLQHLRRHSQGQGPHTCSICSRSFGRAFDLTRHQARKTGCGSMHRNLVVHENAPTEVKPVFSCPHCQEWFTSENKLETHMLCHTGEGFTCRFCGKMFAKQYKLYIHVRSHIDRPHLCDACGKDFRTKYALKVHTRVHTGERPFSCPDCGKRCSSKGNLKAHQQSHTGERPFACPLCKVRCRIKSQLKVHILTHTGERPHKCLACGKTFQLKLLLRKHQLASCS